In Phycodurus eques isolate BA_2022a chromosome 10, UOR_Pequ_1.1, whole genome shotgun sequence, a genomic segment contains:
- the arhgef25b gene encoding rho guanine nucleotide exchange factor 25 isoform X1, which yields MVMRGGHQQRGCGCQHLFSKLLRKCGCCFVQVRAESYSVATVDGTINPALSPVSHQASGSSSPGSGVSRHPVSALKQWLTTPVRKLSSDARGGVGRVEKQMCRSDGIQQPSLHSHSRAQPRPLDLHDSDYTILPSADLVWKDGLLSCEASSPLQPSQQGDLSDLLQEGDAQSLSHTSSVNTLQGEDNSCNVTEDAGSQWSIAVDSEEERSIAFEKSLYVLTELIETERLYVEDLGLIVQGYMATMTNQGVPEDLKGKDRIVFGNVHQIYDWHKSYFLGELEKCIADPDTLAQLFIKHERRLHMYVVYCQNKPKSEHVVSEYIETFFEDLRQQLGHRLQLNDLLIKPVQRIMKYQLLLKDFLKYYSKAGRDVAQLQRAVEVTCFVPKRCNDMMNVGRLQGFEGKITAQGKLLQQDTFSVSEQEGCFLSRPKERRVFLFEQLVIFSEPIDKKKGFSLPGYNFKNSIKVSCLGVEQNSREGPSSLVLTSRGTNGNVTRFMMHASTPEIQQAWLSDVVQILETQRNFLNALQSPIEYQRRESKSNSLGRNMKSPSGLQPYSSASMDRYQQLGLLSYNTSLPSLHPPHHSPAAKAVSNPCAMTHQVAHLQISSQPQLTLSPKATGSHGTTISLPPCSQHSMQVVSAAFQATTLHDSET from the exons CAGAGTCGTACTCTGTGGCGACCGTCGATGGTACAATTAACCCGGCGCTGAGCCCGGTGTCCCACCAGGCCTCAGGGAGCTCCAGCCCCGGCTCTGGAGTATCACGGCACCCCGTCAGCGCCTTGAAGCAGTGGCTCACCACTCCGGTCCGCAAGCTAAGCTCCGACGCCAGAGGGGGAGTGGGGCGGGTCGAGAAGCAAATGTGCAGGTCAgacgggatacagcagccatcGCTCCATTCCCACAGCAGAGCTCAGCCAAGGCCTTTGGACCTGCATGATAGCGACTACACAATCCTCCCCTCTGCAGATTTG GTGTGGAAAGATGGCCTGTTGAGTTGCGAAGCTTCGTCTCCTTTGCAGCCTTCCCAACAGGGAGACTTATCGGACCTCCTGCAAGAAGGAGATGCACAAAGTCTT agCCACACATCCAGTGTCAACACTCTCCAAGGTGAGGACAACAGCTGCAATGTGACCGAGGATGCTGGTAGCCAGTGGTCTATTGCAGTGGACAGCGAGGAAGAGAGGAGCATTGCCTTTGAGAAGAGCTT ATATGTGCTGACAGAGCTGATAGAGACTGAGAGGTTGTATGTGGAAGATCTTGGGCTCATTGTGCAG GGCTACATGGCGACCATGACCAATCAGGGTGTTCCAGAAGACCTTAAAGGGAAAGACAGGATTGTGTTTGGAAACGTCCATCAGATATATGACTGGCATAAGAG TTATTTCCTGGGCGAGCTGGAAAAATGTATAGCTGATCCGGACACGTTGGCCCAGCTCTTCATCAAGCAT GAACGTCGTCTTCACATGTATGTGGTTTATTGTCAGAACAAGCCCAAATCAGAGCACGTTGTCTCTGAGTACATTGAGACCTTCTTTGAG GATCTCAGGCAGCAGTTGGGTCACAGGCTGCAGCTCAATGACCTGCTGATCAAACCTGTCCAACGGATCATGAAGTATCAGCTTCTGCTGAAG GACTTCCTAAAGTATTACAGCAAAGCAGGACGGGATGTAGCGCAACTCCAG AGGGCAGTGGAGGTGACATGTTTTGTGCCTAAACGATGCAACGACATGATGAACGTGGGCAGGCTGCAAGGCTTTGAG GGGAAAATCACGGCTCAGGGGAAGCTCCTCCAGCAGGACACCTTCTCTGTGAGCGAGCAGGAAGGTTGCTTCCTGTCCAGACCTAAGGAGAGGAGGGTCTTCCTGTTTGAGCAGCTGGTCATCTTCAGCGAGCCAATCGATAAGAAAAAGGGGTTTTCTTTACCAGgctataattttaaaaacagcataaag GTCAGCTGCTTAGGCGTGGAGCAGAATTCCAGGGAGGGCCCGAGCTCTCTCGTCCTGACGTCTCGTGGGACAAACGGCAATGTGACTCGATTTATGATGCATGCGTCTACTCCGGAAATACAACAAGCTTGGCTCAGTGACGTGGTGCAGATTTTAGAGACTCAAAGGAACTTCCTCAATG CCCTTCAGTCTCCTATTGAGTACCAACGAAGGGAGAGCAAATCAAACAGCCTGGGCAGGAACATGAAGTCTCCAAGTGGCCTGCAGCCTTACTCGTCAGCATCTATGGACCGCTACCAGCAGCTCGGCCTGCTGTCTTACAACACCTCCCTTCCATCGCTGCATCCGCCCCACCACAGCCCAGCTGCAAAAGCA GTTTCTAATCCGTGTGCCATGACGCATCAAGTGGCCCACCTTCAGATCTCGTCACAGCCGCAGCTCACTCTGAGTCCAAAAGCGACAGGAAGCCACGGGACGACCATTTCTCTGCCACCCTGCAGCCAGCACAGCATGCAG GTTGTGTCTGCCGCTTTCCAGGCGACCACTCTTCATGACAGTGAAACTTGA
- the arhgef25b gene encoding rho guanine nucleotide exchange factor 25 isoform X2 gives MVMRGGHQQRGCGCQHLFSKLLRKCGCCFVQVRAESYSVATVDGTINPALSPVSHQASGSSSPGSGVSRHPVSALKQWLTTPVRKLSSDARGGVGRVEKQMCRSDGIQQPSLHSHSRAQPRPLDLHDSDYTILPSADLVWKDGLLSCEASSPLQPSQQGDLSDLLQEGDAQSLGYMATMTNQGVPEDLKGKDRIVFGNVHQIYDWHKSYFLGELEKCIADPDTLAQLFIKHERRLHMYVVYCQNKPKSEHVVSEYIETFFEDLRQQLGHRLQLNDLLIKPVQRIMKYQLLLKDFLKYYSKAGRDVAQLQRAVEVTCFVPKRCNDMMNVGRLQGFEGKITAQGKLLQQDTFSVSEQEGCFLSRPKERRVFLFEQLVIFSEPIDKKKGFSLPGYNFKNSIKVSCLGVEQNSREGPSSLVLTSRGTNGNVTRFMMHASTPEIQQAWLSDVVQILETQRNFLNALQSPIEYQRRESKSNSLGRNMKSPSGLQPYSSASMDRYQQLGLLSYNTSLPSLHPPHHSPAAKAVSNPCAMTHQVAHLQISSQPQLTLSPKATGSHGTTISLPPCSQHSMQVVSAAFQATTLHDSET, from the exons CAGAGTCGTACTCTGTGGCGACCGTCGATGGTACAATTAACCCGGCGCTGAGCCCGGTGTCCCACCAGGCCTCAGGGAGCTCCAGCCCCGGCTCTGGAGTATCACGGCACCCCGTCAGCGCCTTGAAGCAGTGGCTCACCACTCCGGTCCGCAAGCTAAGCTCCGACGCCAGAGGGGGAGTGGGGCGGGTCGAGAAGCAAATGTGCAGGTCAgacgggatacagcagccatcGCTCCATTCCCACAGCAGAGCTCAGCCAAGGCCTTTGGACCTGCATGATAGCGACTACACAATCCTCCCCTCTGCAGATTTG GTGTGGAAAGATGGCCTGTTGAGTTGCGAAGCTTCGTCTCCTTTGCAGCCTTCCCAACAGGGAGACTTATCGGACCTCCTGCAAGAAGGAGATGCACAAAGTCTT GGCTACATGGCGACCATGACCAATCAGGGTGTTCCAGAAGACCTTAAAGGGAAAGACAGGATTGTGTTTGGAAACGTCCATCAGATATATGACTGGCATAAGAG TTATTTCCTGGGCGAGCTGGAAAAATGTATAGCTGATCCGGACACGTTGGCCCAGCTCTTCATCAAGCAT GAACGTCGTCTTCACATGTATGTGGTTTATTGTCAGAACAAGCCCAAATCAGAGCACGTTGTCTCTGAGTACATTGAGACCTTCTTTGAG GATCTCAGGCAGCAGTTGGGTCACAGGCTGCAGCTCAATGACCTGCTGATCAAACCTGTCCAACGGATCATGAAGTATCAGCTTCTGCTGAAG GACTTCCTAAAGTATTACAGCAAAGCAGGACGGGATGTAGCGCAACTCCAG AGGGCAGTGGAGGTGACATGTTTTGTGCCTAAACGATGCAACGACATGATGAACGTGGGCAGGCTGCAAGGCTTTGAG GGGAAAATCACGGCTCAGGGGAAGCTCCTCCAGCAGGACACCTTCTCTGTGAGCGAGCAGGAAGGTTGCTTCCTGTCCAGACCTAAGGAGAGGAGGGTCTTCCTGTTTGAGCAGCTGGTCATCTTCAGCGAGCCAATCGATAAGAAAAAGGGGTTTTCTTTACCAGgctataattttaaaaacagcataaag GTCAGCTGCTTAGGCGTGGAGCAGAATTCCAGGGAGGGCCCGAGCTCTCTCGTCCTGACGTCTCGTGGGACAAACGGCAATGTGACTCGATTTATGATGCATGCGTCTACTCCGGAAATACAACAAGCTTGGCTCAGTGACGTGGTGCAGATTTTAGAGACTCAAAGGAACTTCCTCAATG CCCTTCAGTCTCCTATTGAGTACCAACGAAGGGAGAGCAAATCAAACAGCCTGGGCAGGAACATGAAGTCTCCAAGTGGCCTGCAGCCTTACTCGTCAGCATCTATGGACCGCTACCAGCAGCTCGGCCTGCTGTCTTACAACACCTCCCTTCCATCGCTGCATCCGCCCCACCACAGCCCAGCTGCAAAAGCA GTTTCTAATCCGTGTGCCATGACGCATCAAGTGGCCCACCTTCAGATCTCGTCACAGCCGCAGCTCACTCTGAGTCCAAAAGCGACAGGAAGCCACGGGACGACCATTTCTCTGCCACCCTGCAGCCAGCACAGCATGCAG GTTGTGTCTGCCGCTTTCCAGGCGACCACTCTTCATGACAGTGAAACTTGA
- the arhgef25b gene encoding rho guanine nucleotide exchange factor 25 isoform X3 yields the protein MNGRDGERRQGQRNIGSHTSSVNTLQGEDNSCNVTEDAGSQWSIAVDSEEERSIAFEKSLYVLTELIETERLYVEDLGLIVQGYMATMTNQGVPEDLKGKDRIVFGNVHQIYDWHKSYFLGELEKCIADPDTLAQLFIKHERRLHMYVVYCQNKPKSEHVVSEYIETFFEDLRQQLGHRLQLNDLLIKPVQRIMKYQLLLKDFLKYYSKAGRDVAQLQRAVEVTCFVPKRCNDMMNVGRLQGFEGKITAQGKLLQQDTFSVSEQEGCFLSRPKERRVFLFEQLVIFSEPIDKKKGFSLPGYNFKNSIKVSCLGVEQNSREGPSSLVLTSRGTNGNVTRFMMHASTPEIQQAWLSDVVQILETQRNFLNALQSPIEYQRRESKSNSLGRNMKSPSGLQPYSSASMDRYQQLGLLSYNTSLPSLHPPHHSPAAKAVSNPCAMTHQVAHLQISSQPQLTLSPKATGSHGTTISLPPCSQHSMQVVSAAFQATTLHDSET from the exons agCCACACATCCAGTGTCAACACTCTCCAAGGTGAGGACAACAGCTGCAATGTGACCGAGGATGCTGGTAGCCAGTGGTCTATTGCAGTGGACAGCGAGGAAGAGAGGAGCATTGCCTTTGAGAAGAGCTT ATATGTGCTGACAGAGCTGATAGAGACTGAGAGGTTGTATGTGGAAGATCTTGGGCTCATTGTGCAG GGCTACATGGCGACCATGACCAATCAGGGTGTTCCAGAAGACCTTAAAGGGAAAGACAGGATTGTGTTTGGAAACGTCCATCAGATATATGACTGGCATAAGAG TTATTTCCTGGGCGAGCTGGAAAAATGTATAGCTGATCCGGACACGTTGGCCCAGCTCTTCATCAAGCAT GAACGTCGTCTTCACATGTATGTGGTTTATTGTCAGAACAAGCCCAAATCAGAGCACGTTGTCTCTGAGTACATTGAGACCTTCTTTGAG GATCTCAGGCAGCAGTTGGGTCACAGGCTGCAGCTCAATGACCTGCTGATCAAACCTGTCCAACGGATCATGAAGTATCAGCTTCTGCTGAAG GACTTCCTAAAGTATTACAGCAAAGCAGGACGGGATGTAGCGCAACTCCAG AGGGCAGTGGAGGTGACATGTTTTGTGCCTAAACGATGCAACGACATGATGAACGTGGGCAGGCTGCAAGGCTTTGAG GGGAAAATCACGGCTCAGGGGAAGCTCCTCCAGCAGGACACCTTCTCTGTGAGCGAGCAGGAAGGTTGCTTCCTGTCCAGACCTAAGGAGAGGAGGGTCTTCCTGTTTGAGCAGCTGGTCATCTTCAGCGAGCCAATCGATAAGAAAAAGGGGTTTTCTTTACCAGgctataattttaaaaacagcataaag GTCAGCTGCTTAGGCGTGGAGCAGAATTCCAGGGAGGGCCCGAGCTCTCTCGTCCTGACGTCTCGTGGGACAAACGGCAATGTGACTCGATTTATGATGCATGCGTCTACTCCGGAAATACAACAAGCTTGGCTCAGTGACGTGGTGCAGATTTTAGAGACTCAAAGGAACTTCCTCAATG CCCTTCAGTCTCCTATTGAGTACCAACGAAGGGAGAGCAAATCAAACAGCCTGGGCAGGAACATGAAGTCTCCAAGTGGCCTGCAGCCTTACTCGTCAGCATCTATGGACCGCTACCAGCAGCTCGGCCTGCTGTCTTACAACACCTCCCTTCCATCGCTGCATCCGCCCCACCACAGCCCAGCTGCAAAAGCA GTTTCTAATCCGTGTGCCATGACGCATCAAGTGGCCCACCTTCAGATCTCGTCACAGCCGCAGCTCACTCTGAGTCCAAAAGCGACAGGAAGCCACGGGACGACCATTTCTCTGCCACCCTGCAGCCAGCACAGCATGCAG GTTGTGTCTGCCGCTTTCCAGGCGACCACTCTTCATGACAGTGAAACTTGA